CCATGATCGGCGACCGCCTGAGCTCTATTCTGGAGAATAACCGTTATATTCAAAGCGACCTTGCGCAGAAGAACTCTCTCGTACGCCAGTACGCTTATATCCATAAAGTAAAAAATATACCGCTCAGCTCCTATCTGGCGGAGCTTGAGGATGCCCAGCAATCCGAGCAGCCTTATGTCTCCATTCTGTTCAAGGTAGGCTTCAAATTCCAGCCGGATGAATTCGGGCAACATACCCTGTTATTATGGAAGCTGATTCAGAGCCTGTTTACCAGTAGCAAAACCAATAGCGTGGCCATTCAGCCCGAGCAGGACCAACTGCTCTTGCTGCTGTTCGATCCAGGTCCACAGAGTGGTATTCTTCAAGCGCTCGATACACTGAAGGAGTTGCTGGCTGTCGAGGAAACCCTTTATCTGACCATTGCGGTAAGTCCGGTGTATTCCGGAGAAATTCCGTTTACCGATGCGTACAGCAATCTGTCCATGCTGTTAAAAGAGCGCAGGCTGAATGGGGAGACACAAGTTATTGTGGAGCCGCGTGCTTCTTCGTCAAATGCCTTCCATGTGAAGGTCACTTATGGGGAGGAACTGCACAACCTGCTGCAATCCGGCAATGAAGAGGCCGTATTCGCTTGGCTGGATCGCCAGCTGGAGCAACTGCAGCACAAGGATGCGGCCGCAGAAGACTTCCGCACCTTTGCCATCGGTGCAGTCGAACAGATCAGCAAGACGGTGATGAAGCTGAATTTGACGAACATCGAATCCGAGCTTCGCTCTTCTCCTCCGGGAGAGGCATTTGCTGGTTTCCATTCCATGCAGCAATACAGGGAATGGCTTCAGGCGTTGGCTCAACCGGTACTTGCGGCAGTACGCAGCCAGCTGGAAACGCGTGATCCGGTTATCACCTTTGTGCTGGACTACCTGGATCATCATTATGGGGAAGACATTAATTTGAATATCGTCGCCGACAAGTTGAATTTAACATCGGGGTACCTCTCCAGTATTTTCAAGGAAAAGACTAACATCAACTTCAGCGAATATCTGAACAATCTGCGGGTTGAGCGGGCCAAAGAACTGCTTGTGAATGTAGATCTGCGAATTCAGGACATTGCGACACAGGTCGGCTATCAAAATGTGAATTCGTTCATCCGCATGTTCAAGCGTCGATACGGGCTGACCCCCGGAGAATACCGCAAGCGTCATGCGGGTGATGAGCCATTCATCTCCTCCAGCCATGGCTAACCAGATGTGAGCGGGCAAGAACCGAAGATTGTAAATACACAAACGCCCGCTTCGGAGGCGGGCATTTGTGTATGGTCTACATTAGAATTTTGGACAGGTGCACAAGAGCCATTGAAGGAATTCGCTGTTCTTCAGGAATTTGTTCATAGAGCAGGTGCCCTTTCCCCGCTTCAATCATTTGTTGGCGCATAGTAGCAATACGACCCTTACTGTGATCAATAAAACGAAAATCCACCTGTCGCAAACTTTGCATTTCGGTCAAACGTTCAAATGACTCAGCCTTGATCCCCTTATGTATCTCTTTCAGTTCCAGCACCTCCAATTGATTCGCAGTCCACAGGTTCTCAATCTCTTGCAGAGACTTCATGAAATCCAGTTCAAGCTGCCGCAGATTTTTCATGTGCGAGAAGTCGCACAACCGCTCAATCTTGGGAAGCGAAAGGTGCAGAAAGACCAGATGATGTAATGCCCCCACTGCATCGATCTCGGTCAGATTCTTTACTGACGATAATCTCAGCATACGGATATTCGAATCAGCCAGTACTTCGAGTGAACCAGTCAATGTACAGTGATCGAGAGCCAAATATTCGATAAATGGCAAGTCTACAACAAATTCAAGCTGATCAATGTCACAGTTCAAGACGAGGGTACTCAACCGAATGCAGTCCTCAATCGGCGAGATATCGGGAAATTTCCCGCTAAGTGCGAGGTAATTCAAGTATTTGTAATTCCGGATGAAGTTTAGGTTTTGCTTTTTGGGTGAGCGAATGTTCAGAAACTCCATCTTTTGCAGCGCACTCAATATACTCAAATCTTGTGTTTGCTTGAGATCCAG
This window of the Paenibacillus marchantiae genome carries:
- a CDS encoding helix-turn-helix domain-containing protein, which gives rise to MKGLLTSKFALNGLFVKLMLSFLSVILILASFNLFSHLYLSNKVYQEMVRQNELGLAQTVEGYENHFRLTQNMILALTQSDTWTANLGILSHIKENRRYDIPAEVKSDLSTLYANPFLHIDNFILYFKQEDYVLEKEGLSSASDMFGKYYYSKEYPPDYWKTQTMNNQFLKVMPAAAFTENTLHSSRSLGQLMPVMMKAIPYEDVYGIVMLDPQRMQDTYGDAANNPFYILDNEGRLLFTTKEGELQNPQLPADGSKHERIGDQYYFYEKGKQTGFTYVRVTQAAVIAAEMRGMQLLLAFLLGAAVLISVLSSLFFSIRLNQPLQRLIAALDRNPDSGPDKWSSVKEFAMIGDRLSSILENNRYIQSDLAQKNSLVRQYAYIHKVKNIPLSSYLAELEDAQQSEQPYVSILFKVGFKFQPDEFGQHTLLLWKLIQSLFTSSKTNSVAIQPEQDQLLLLLFDPGPQSGILQALDTLKELLAVEETLYLTIAVSPVYSGEIPFTDAYSNLSMLLKERRLNGETQVIVEPRASSSNAFHVKVTYGEELHNLLQSGNEEAVFAWLDRQLEQLQHKDAAAEDFRTFAIGAVEQISKTVMKLNLTNIESELRSSPPGEAFAGFHSMQQYREWLQALAQPVLAAVRSQLETRDPVITFVLDYLDHHYGEDINLNIVADKLNLTSGYLSSIFKEKTNINFSEYLNNLRVERAKELLVNVDLRIQDIATQVGYQNVNSFIRMFKRRYGLTPGEYRKRHAGDEPFISSSHG